Proteins encoded within one genomic window of Peptococcaceae bacterium:
- a CDS encoding ATP-binding protein produces MALQSMELKRQKRIAEWETRIQLLHNKFPRLEEISRLYARLSLELVLVEMGNGKMGMSRQDILKTQESLVLERKSIIANNNLPENIYDVWWDCEKCKDTGFLGPGLKCSCRIQEEIKARWQTSGLSPEQERQTFGTFSLEWYQDKERHRQILEKCVAFAEKVCAKQPVENLFLYGPVGTGKTHLCSSIANYVLQAGINVIYIKISQLLDLIREYKFSREWDEQGQQQKLKTLYRVDLLIIDDLGTETSTDFVREQLLLLLDERNNYRLPWVISTNLTPNEIGTMYEDRLSDRMLATSQILKFTGESVRRQKKIMRK; encoded by the coding sequence ATGGCGCTGCAGTCGATGGAATTAAAGCGTCAGAAAAGGATAGCGGAGTGGGAGACAAGGATTCAGCTCTTACATAATAAGTTTCCCCGTTTGGAGGAAATAAGCAGGTTGTATGCCCGCCTGTCTTTAGAACTTGTCCTGGTGGAAATGGGAAATGGTAAAATGGGCATGAGCAGGCAAGATATTCTTAAAACCCAGGAGTCCCTTGTGCTGGAAAGAAAAAGCATCATCGCCAATAACAATCTCCCGGAAAACATTTACGATGTTTGGTGGGACTGCGAGAAGTGCAAGGATACGGGGTTTCTTGGACCTGGGCTGAAATGCTCGTGCCGAATTCAGGAGGAAATAAAGGCGCGCTGGCAGACAAGCGGCCTTTCTCCCGAACAGGAAAGGCAGACGTTTGGGACATTTTCGCTGGAATGGTACCAGGACAAGGAGAGGCACCGCCAGATATTGGAAAAATGTGTTGCTTTTGCGGAAAAGGTTTGCGCAAAACAACCAGTGGAAAACCTGTTTCTTTATGGGCCGGTGGGAACGGGGAAGACACACCTTTGCAGTTCGATAGCCAATTATGTTTTGCAGGCCGGGATAAACGTCATTTACATTAAAATATCACAGCTTCTTGACCTCATTCGCGAGTATAAATTCAGTCGCGAGTGGGACGAGCAGGGACAGCAGCAGAAGCTTAAAACCCTGTACCGCGTGGATTTGTTAATAATAGATGACCTTGGCACCGAGACTTCTACCGACTTTGTTCGGGAACAGCTGCTTTTGCTCCTTGATGAAAGGAACAACTATCGTTTACCGTGGGTGATCAGCACTAACCTTACGCCTAATGAGATAGGTACCATGTACGAAGACAGGCTTAGCGACAGAATGCTGGCCACCTCCCAAATTCTAAAATTTACGGGCGAAAGTGTCCGCCGCCAGAAAAAAATCATGAGAAAATGA
- a CDS encoding 4'-phosphopantetheinyl transferase superfamily protein, giving the protein MPVQCSPLILCHKLVLRRRKKEYDSSFCLFWVSQNDNYKSLVRYLHPREASCYGSMQFEKRKKDYLLGRYSAKMALSVLSGETELDKIFIEQGVFNHPVVLGTCQVQSLEVAITHCDDLGAAAAFPRAYPLGIDLERVSTDRIRVMEKETTGEEKKILKDLPFSKAVSLASFWTAKEALSKVLKTGLTTPFHIYEINRVEGHEGYLISHYKYFTQYCCFSFDWGGYVFSMACPRETELPVEFISHLQELSFVLPGTRDEAVN; this is encoded by the coding sequence ATGCCGGTTCAATGCTCACCCCTGATACTTTGCCATAAACTGGTTTTGAGAAGGCGAAAAAAAGAATACGACTCTTCTTTTTGCCTGTTCTGGGTATCACAGAACGATAATTACAAGTCCCTTGTCAGGTATTTACATCCCAGAGAGGCAAGCTGCTACGGATCAATGCAGTTTGAAAAAAGGAAAAAAGACTATCTCTTAGGACGATACAGTGCGAAAATGGCTCTTTCTGTTCTAAGCGGAGAGACCGAATTGGACAAAATATTCATTGAGCAGGGTGTTTTTAACCACCCCGTAGTTTTGGGCACTTGCCAGGTCCAGAGCCTGGAGGTGGCAATAACTCATTGCGATGACCTGGGAGCGGCAGCCGCTTTCCCCAGGGCCTATCCGCTGGGAATTGACCTGGAAAGGGTGAGCACGGACAGAATCAGGGTTATGGAAAAAGAGACAACGGGCGAAGAGAAAAAAATTCTCAAAGACTTGCCTTTTTCCAAAGCGGTCTCCCTGGCTTCATTTTGGACGGCGAAAGAGGCCCTGTCCAAGGTTTTGAAGACCGGCCTCACCACCCCTTTTCACATTTACGAGATCAACCGGGTGGAAGGACATGAGGGTTACCTGATCAGCCACTACAAGTATTTTACCCAGTACTGCTGCTTTTCTTTTGACTGGGGCGGTTATGTTTTTTCGATGGCCTGCCCCAGGGAGACCGAACTGCCGGTCGAGTTTATAAGTCATCTCCAGGAACTGTCGTTTGTACTGCCCGGTACCCGGGATGAAGCGGTGAACTGA
- a CDS encoding Asp23/Gls24 family envelope stress response protein: MEVYALVGSTGTGKSHRAMIVAYQEGIDTIIDDGLLIKDGCKLAGRSAKREATALQAVKRAIFLDPEHAEEVKKRLREENPERVLVLGTSLRMVCRITDSLSIPRPTRVIRIEDVATEREIKLARELRETYGMHVIPVPTVEVKKDFPGYLVDPLKYFFSKKNENRRKIGEKSIIRPKFSMIGKLVITEHAVAQIVTIVALQTPDVGQVTKAQVEMSGEGVKIRLEITARYGCFLPDVARAVKKKVETNLESLTGLIVYGVHVIVKSLETQHK, from the coding sequence ATGGAGGTTTATGCGCTGGTGGGTTCGACCGGTACCGGGAAAAGCCACCGGGCCATGATTGTTGCCTATCAAGAGGGCATAGACACGATAATAGATGACGGCCTGCTGATTAAGGACGGGTGCAAGCTGGCCGGAAGGTCGGCTAAAAGGGAAGCTACTGCCCTGCAGGCTGTAAAGAGGGCTATCTTCCTTGATCCCGAGCACGCCGAAGAAGTAAAAAAACGGCTGCGGGAAGAAAATCCCGAGCGTGTCCTGGTTCTCGGCACATCTTTAAGAATGGTCTGCCGCATCACCGATTCGTTATCAATTCCCCGGCCTACAAGGGTAATCAGGATCGAGGATGTGGCTACAGAGCGCGAAATAAAACTGGCCCGGGAACTGCGAGAAACATACGGTATGCATGTTATTCCTGTTCCTACTGTTGAGGTAAAAAAGGATTTTCCCGGCTACCTTGTGGATCCTTTAAAATATTTTTTCAGTAAAAAAAACGAAAACCGTCGCAAAATAGGTGAGAAGTCGATCATCCGGCCGAAGTTCAGCATGATCGGCAAGCTGGTTATAACAGAGCATGCGGTTGCTCAGATTGTAACCATTGTAGCATTACAAACCCCTGATGTGGGGCAAGTCACGAAAGCCCAGGTGGAAATGAGCGGCGAAGGAGTGAAGATACGCCTGGAAATAACGGCGCGCTACGGGTGTTTTTTGCCGGATGTTGCTCGTGCCGTTAAAAAAAAGGTGGAAACAAACCTGGAAAGCCTTACCGGCTTGATTGTCTATGGGGTACACGTTATTGTGAAGTCACTTGAAACCCAGCACAAATAG
- a CDS encoding M48 family metallopeptidase, translating to MNDFENKPRVIVEYKNKKNSSGKVIDGVIHLAISSRLEQKEREKHIEKLTHKLIDKMTWARNYRFEDREGVVRSDEDLWHLAQTINRAYYNFPLDNAAFHRQHSTWGTCSRKTGQIYISHRLVGAPLDLLWYVVTHEICHLEEPSHNNRFWQLVNKACPNYQDCRKKLKAFGLQ from the coding sequence ATGAATGATTTCGAGAATAAACCAAGAGTAATTGTCGAATACAAGAATAAAAAAAATTCTTCCGGCAAGGTTATTGATGGAGTGATCCATCTAGCGATCTCCAGCCGCCTTGAACAGAAAGAACGGGAGAAACACATAGAAAAGCTGACCCATAAACTGATCGACAAGATGACCTGGGCCCGGAACTACCGGTTCGAGGACCGGGAGGGCGTGGTCCGTTCGGACGAAGATTTATGGCACTTGGCCCAAACGATTAACCGCGCTTACTATAACTTCCCCCTGGATAATGCCGCTTTTCACCGGCAGCACAGCACATGGGGAACATGCAGCCGCAAAACAGGACAGATTTATATTTCCCACCGTTTGGTGGGCGCCCCGCTGGACTTGTTGTGGTATGTGGTGACGCATGAGATCTGCCATCTTGAAGAGCCTTCGCACAACAACCGGTTTTGGCAGCTGGTCAATAAAGCCTGCCCGAACTACCAGGACTGCCGGAAGAAACTGAAAGCTTTTGGTCTGCAGTAA
- a CDS encoding GNAT family N-acetyltransferase codes for MWKGRKIVLRQLKASDAEILQRWYVDKEFRMAYDEYESVDLDSIRREIEMTRVDIGDPKTKKVVYLVLRKIDQRPIGLACLRRIDRQNGNAEVVLGIGERDMRLAGYGVDILIVLLDIVFYELGLEKAYLRIYDNHELGRKSAVSFGFIPEGKMRKQAFVEGKYVDLWILGLLKEEYETLPIVPKWKKKYSDVDRIRDDF; via the coding sequence GTGTGGAAAGGCAGAAAAATAGTTTTACGCCAGCTGAAAGCCTCTGATGCGGAGATTTTGCAAAGATGGTATGTCGATAAGGAGTTCCGCATGGCCTACGATGAGTACGAAAGCGTAGATTTGGATTCCATTCGCAGGGAAATTGAGATGACCAGGGTGGATATCGGCGACCCGAAAACAAAAAAAGTCGTTTATCTCGTTTTACGAAAAATTGACCAGCGTCCTATTGGTTTGGCCTGTTTGAGGCGTATCGACCGCCAGAACGGCAACGCCGAAGTGGTCCTGGGTATAGGTGAAAGGGATATGCGGCTTGCCGGGTACGGGGTTGATATCCTCATTGTGCTTTTGGACATCGTTTTCTACGAACTTGGGCTGGAAAAGGCTTACCTGCGTATTTACGACAATCATGAATTGGGTCGCAAAAGCGCTGTCAGTTTCGGATTCATCCCGGAGGGTAAAATGCGCAAACAGGCTTTTGTGGAAGGAAAATACGTCGACCTGTGGATATTGGGACTGTTGAAGGAGGAGTATGAAACACTGCCCATCGTTCCCAAGTGGAAGAAAAAATACTCGGATGTTGATAGAATAAGGGATGATTTTTAA
- the loaP gene encoding antiterminator LoaP, whose product MEWYVLFVQTGKEEMVQKSLRYFFDESFLQPFVPKRLLPEKRLGKLEYTSKTLFPGYVFIKTNMDQSLYHKLKNVPGYYRVLGNGSQFSAVTDEEMAVINELTRHSETVDISRIYLINSRVVVKSGPLQGLEGIIHKVDPRKRRAKILLNLAGEPKIVDVGIEVITKTVNAYYYTLPWFE is encoded by the coding sequence ATGGAATGGTATGTGCTCTTTGTGCAAACGGGAAAAGAGGAGATGGTCCAAAAAAGCCTGCGTTATTTTTTTGACGAATCTTTTTTGCAGCCTTTCGTGCCCAAAAGGCTGCTCCCCGAAAAACGGCTGGGAAAACTTGAATACACGTCAAAAACTCTCTTCCCCGGCTATGTTTTCATTAAGACCAACATGGATCAATCACTGTATCATAAACTGAAAAACGTCCCAGGATATTACCGTGTATTAGGCAACGGTTCTCAGTTTTCCGCAGTAACCGACGAGGAAATGGCTGTCATAAACGAACTGACACGGCATAGTGAAACCGTTGACATATCGAGGATTTACCTAATCAATTCCAGGGTTGTCGTGAAGTCAGGGCCGCTCCAAGGCCTGGAAGGCATCATACACAAAGTAGACCCCCGGAAAAGAAGGGCCAAGATATTGCTGAACCTGGCGGGAGAACCAAAGATTGTCGATGTCGGCATTGAAGTTATCACCAAAACAGTAAATGCTTATTACTATACCTTGCCCTGGTTTGAATAA
- a CDS encoding DUF1015 family protein, with protein sequence MAEIEGLTGLRPGKESIKSVTCPPYDVIKAGSKLEMVLNANRNALSHITLGQDPLGVLNRLIKEGVLQEDKVPCFYVYEQSFAGRTRTGVLAAVRVYDYAEGEIIRHERTFDDKVRGRLELRAKTGYTFEPVFLLTKAPVGKILERVKDLNQPEYQFISDFEGASELHGIANRIYRLTEDSRESQQLKALIKGNPLYIADGHHRYHASLLNRQTHCLAYICEAGQVEIQAYNRVIKGTVKFDEIKERLKLSELRVFATPPKHHFAVYTKKGSYLIKARHIPDDVVGRLDCSILENELYPLLGLTREMIRDPRRFDYFPEYEMDRMVETVNAGKYDIAVALHPVSIEELMAVADAGINDSSIVMPEKSTFFVPKILSGIFIYKHRIT encoded by the coding sequence ATGGCCGAGATAGAAGGTTTGACCGGGCTCAGACCCGGGAAGGAAAGCATAAAAAGTGTCACCTGTCCACCTTATGATGTGATCAAAGCGGGCAGCAAGCTGGAAATGGTGTTGAACGCGAACAGGAACGCACTGTCGCATATTACGCTGGGACAGGACCCGCTTGGAGTGCTCAACAGGCTGATAAAAGAAGGGGTCCTGCAAGAAGACAAGGTCCCGTGTTTTTATGTGTACGAACAGTCGTTCGCCGGGCGAACGAGAACAGGGGTTCTGGCGGCGGTCAGGGTGTACGATTATGCCGAAGGCGAGATCATCAGGCATGAAAGAACTTTTGATGACAAGGTCCGGGGCAGGCTAGAACTGCGCGCTAAAACCGGGTACACCTTTGAACCGGTTTTTCTCTTAACCAAGGCACCGGTTGGAAAAATACTGGAAAGGGTGAAAGATTTAAACCAGCCGGAATACCAATTTATTTCCGATTTTGAGGGGGCCTCCGAGCTCCACGGGATTGCCAACCGTATCTATCGTTTGACAGAGGACAGCAGGGAAAGCCAGCAGCTGAAAGCGCTGATTAAAGGGAATCCCCTGTATATTGCCGATGGACACCACAGGTATCATGCCTCCCTTTTAAACAGGCAGACTCACTGTCTTGCTTACATTTGCGAGGCCGGGCAGGTGGAAATCCAGGCCTATAACCGGGTTATCAAGGGAACGGTAAAATTTGACGAGATAAAAGAAAGACTGAAGCTGTCTGAGCTCCGGGTCTTTGCCACGCCGCCCAAGCATCATTTCGCCGTGTATACGAAAAAGGGCAGTTATCTCATCAAGGCCAGGCATATACCGGATGATGTCGTCGGCAGGCTGGACTGCAGCATCCTGGAAAACGAACTTTACCCTCTGCTGGGCCTAACCCGCGAGATGATCAGGGATCCACGGCGCTTTGATTATTTCCCTGAGTATGAAATGGACAGGATGGTGGAAACTGTAAATGCAGGCAAGTACGATATCGCTGTGGCCCTGCATCCCGTTTCCATTGAAGAATTGATGGCGGTGGCCGATGCCGGTATAAACGACTCAAGCATTGTTATGCCGGAGAAGTCAACGTTTTTTGTTCCCAAAATACTTTCGGGAATCTTTATCTACAAGCATCGGATTACCTGA
- a CDS encoding small multi-drug export protein: protein MNVTGWQIFFMSALPVTELRVTIPLALAVGFAPVKAFVLAVLGNLLPVVPLMLLLEPLSRKLRRFPALDSLFQKILIRTRRKGSQVQNYGIIGLLLFVAVPLPGTGAWTGAILAWLLGFDLYLSVISICAGVMLAGALVTLAGMGMVRIALMTDLEYVLIIAAVAILLMVWYKNKH, encoded by the coding sequence ATGAACGTAACAGGATGGCAGATTTTTTTTATGTCAGCGCTGCCGGTGACGGAATTGCGCGTTACCATTCCCCTGGCGCTGGCTGTAGGGTTTGCTCCTGTCAAAGCTTTTGTCCTGGCCGTGCTGGGCAATCTGCTGCCAGTCGTACCTTTAATGCTGCTGCTGGAACCGCTGAGCAGGAAACTGCGGAGGTTTCCGGCCCTGGACAGCTTGTTTCAGAAAATCCTGATCAGGACTAGGCGCAAAGGGTCCCAGGTGCAAAATTACGGAATCATAGGTCTTTTACTGTTTGTGGCTGTTCCTTTACCCGGAACGGGAGCCTGGACTGGAGCAATTCTCGCCTGGCTGTTGGGCTTCGATTTATACCTGAGCGTGATCTCCATCTGCGCGGGTGTCATGCTGGCCGGTGCGCTGGTGACCCTGGCCGGCATGGGAATGGTTAGAATCGCGCTGATGACCGATCTTGAGTATGTGTTGATTATTGCAGCGGTTGCTATACTTTTAATGGTTTGGTACAAGAACAAGCATTGA
- a CDS encoding YlbF family regulator codes for MIYDKAHELARAIKFSPEYRQFKEAKEKVSQNPENIKILQDFHMKQLEIQTMQVMGKEIPPEKMQEYEKMGELLSYHPSVREFLQAEFRLAQVMADIQKILAEAVELELPKVDQQK; via the coding sequence ATGATTTATGACAAGGCCCACGAACTGGCGAGGGCGATCAAGTTTAGCCCGGAATACAGGCAGTTCAAGGAGGCAAAAGAAAAAGTCAGCCAGAATCCTGAGAACATTAAAATACTGCAGGATTTTCACATGAAGCAGCTGGAGATACAGACCATGCAGGTGATGGGCAAGGAAATACCTCCTGAGAAAATGCAGGAGTATGAGAAGATGGGCGAGCTGCTGTCATATCACCCCAGCGTGCGGGAGTTTCTTCAGGCCGAATTCAGGCTGGCCCAGGTTATGGCCGATATTCAGAAAATATTGGCCGAAGCCGTTGAGCTTGAGTTGCCCAAAGTTGACCAGCAGAAATAG
- a CDS encoding M20/M25/M40 family metallo-hydrolase → MPDKGIDDLTAGQRIMTHVEQLAGKEMAGRRVGSRGEAGAALYLARHLKKAGLCPAGDAGTFFQAFPVCKYEPVLADKRMTLRQSSAEPAGFSENVLAALPGKTGEVIIVSAHYDHLGIVEGNLYPGASDNASGAAVVLELALALREEKPKYTILFAFWGGEEAGLLGSDHFSETPTVAPEKISALVNLDSIGNLGPDKKLLGWKAGENEVSAEILNKLAQQGWEVSWEKGNGHKSDEASFAQKGMAGFTLLSPNWLVDNHTPRDTADRVQTGYLVELLEAIRIALLT, encoded by the coding sequence ATGCCTGATAAGGGAATTGATGATTTAACGGCTGGGCAGAGAATCATGACACATGTGGAACAACTGGCTGGAAAAGAAATGGCCGGGAGAAGGGTGGGCAGCCGCGGCGAGGCCGGAGCAGCTCTTTACTTGGCCCGCCACTTGAAAAAGGCCGGCCTTTGCCCGGCTGGTGATGCAGGTACTTTCTTTCAAGCCTTTCCTGTGTGCAAGTATGAACCTGTACTGGCAGACAAGCGCATGACCTTGAGACAATCTTCGGCAGAACCGGCCGGCTTTAGTGAAAACGTGCTGGCGGCGCTGCCGGGAAAAACCGGTGAGGTAATAATAGTAAGCGCGCATTACGATCACCTGGGGATAGTGGAAGGCAACCTTTATCCCGGCGCCAGCGACAACGCCTCAGGAGCTGCTGTTGTACTGGAACTCGCTCTAGCCTTGAGGGAAGAAAAACCCAAATATACAATACTATTTGCTTTTTGGGGAGGGGAAGAGGCCGGTTTGTTGGGGTCGGACCATTTCAGCGAAACCCCCACCGTGGCGCCGGAAAAGATAAGCGCGCTGGTCAACCTGGACAGTATTGGCAACCTCGGCCCGGACAAGAAGCTGCTGGGCTGGAAAGCCGGCGAGAACGAAGTGAGCGCGGAAATATTGAATAAGCTGGCGCAGCAGGGCTGGGAGGTCAGCTGGGAGAAAGGCAATGGGCATAAAAGCGACGAGGCGTCTTTTGCCCAAAAAGGCATGGCTGGTTTTACGTTACTTTCCCCAAACTGGTTGGTAGACAACCACACCCCACGGGATACGGCTGACAGGGTACAAACCGGGTATCTCGTTGAACTGCTGGAAGCCATAAGAATAGCCCTGCTGACATAA
- a CDS encoding transcriptional repressor: protein MPKARRMTRQRKIILEILRSTRIHPTAEWVYEQARKRLPEISLGTVYRNLHLLEAEGEIMELNCGGAFSRYDGKPLNHAHFKCQECDRVFDVTSPFEFNEGQGPVELEGHMASSYQLVFYGMCRHCLNKNAGGLE, encoded by the coding sequence ATGCCTAAAGCACGACGTATGACCAGGCAAAGAAAGATAATCCTGGAGATTTTGCGCAGCACCAGAATCCACCCTACCGCCGAGTGGGTTTATGAACAGGCCAGAAAACGCCTGCCGGAAATAAGTTTGGGGACGGTTTACCGCAATCTGCACTTGTTGGAGGCAGAAGGTGAAATAATGGAGCTTAACTGCGGCGGCGCGTTCAGCAGGTATGACGGTAAGCCGCTAAACCATGCTCATTTTAAATGCCAGGAATGCGACAGGGTTTTTGATGTAACCAGCCCGTTTGAGTTTAACGAAGGGCAAGGGCCGGTTGAGCTGGAAGGCCACATGGCCAGCAGTTACCAGCTTGTTTTTTACGGCATGTGCCGTCACTGTTTGAATAAAAACGCGGGCGGGTTAGAATAG
- a CDS encoding DnaD domain protein produces the protein MEQAAFTRWICEGGQVVLPVQLLEKTERLNLPPEHLGYLVLAMARCQEGRGYEELARDRWIKWCLAEGWARWQGQGDEKSITFSPLWERLYAIWQESSQENDMTASRQKRDFNFEKILKWLDAERGTLSITLREKQVIQEFNLKYGWSSDFILIFLQLAFERGNRQVHAYQPIAKRVYECGIDTVQGLINFMDEQDWVQYKAAEIKKCIGQYGGVTRPQREMYLKWQNQWKFSHELILRAAEETVRTNNPNFKYIDAILQDWYEKGVKNLKDAETVLREREKKNGGPKPAVIKKRINRIDHRNWEDI, from the coding sequence GTGGAGCAAGCTGCCTTTACCAGGTGGATTTGTGAAGGCGGGCAGGTGGTGCTGCCGGTTCAGTTGCTGGAGAAAACGGAGCGCCTGAACCTGCCTCCGGAGCACCTGGGATACTTGGTTTTGGCTATGGCCCGTTGCCAGGAGGGACGGGGCTATGAAGAGCTTGCCCGTGACAGGTGGATAAAATGGTGCCTGGCGGAAGGCTGGGCACGGTGGCAGGGGCAAGGGGATGAAAAAAGCATCACGTTTTCGCCTTTATGGGAAAGGCTGTATGCAATCTGGCAGGAAAGCAGCCAAGAGAATGATATGACTGCAAGCAGGCAGAAGAGAGACTTTAACTTTGAAAAGATTTTAAAATGGCTTGATGCGGAAAGAGGCACTCTTTCCATAACTTTAAGAGAAAAGCAGGTAATCCAGGAATTCAATTTGAAGTACGGCTGGTCTTCAGATTTTATTCTGATTTTCCTGCAGCTGGCTTTTGAGCGAGGGAACAGGCAGGTTCATGCTTACCAGCCTATTGCCAAGAGGGTTTACGAGTGCGGGATTGATACGGTTCAGGGTTTGATAAATTTCATGGATGAACAGGACTGGGTACAGTACAAGGCAGCGGAAATAAAAAAATGCATCGGCCAGTACGGAGGGGTTACCAGGCCGCAAAGAGAAATGTATCTTAAATGGCAAAACCAGTGGAAATTTAGTCATGAATTGATCCTTAGGGCGGCCGAAGAAACTGTCCGCACCAATAACCCAAACTTCAAATACATTGACGCCATTTTGCAGGACTGGTATGAAAAAGGGGTCAAAAATCTCAAAGATGCGGAAACAGTACTGCGAGAGCGTGAAAAAAAGAATGGTGGGCCCAAGCCGGCCGTAATAAAAAAAAGGATTAACCGGATAGATCACAGGAACTGGGAAGATATTTGA
- a CDS encoding copper amine oxidase N-terminal domain-containing protein yields the protein MERVSLLFYRTGEEKLLRKTALILAFFLFLAMPAQVWAFDEIKVYIDGIRISFPDQAPYINGEGRAMVPVRFVSQDLGAEVDWDEREQTVRVRQEEKSISLRIGERKARVNASDVALDTAAALANNRTMVPLRFVSECLGAGVEWNGGKRAVYITRLDKPVTPFAGTPMNEKTFKFYGNTDEIIYGSNEPGARYMYVTTDQLPVRFGTYTVYNLTIDQKYVYVKQSEETNYAAQMLIVQDGVVIGGRNDFTYEANPFTAKYQIHSKV from the coding sequence ATGGAGAGAGTGAGTTTACTGTTTTACCGAACGGGTGAGGAGAAGTTGTTGCGAAAAACCGCTTTAATCCTGGCTTTTTTCTTATTCCTGGCCATGCCGGCGCAAGTTTGGGCATTCGACGAGATCAAGGTTTATATTGACGGGATAAGGATTTCTTTTCCTGACCAGGCCCCTTACATCAACGGCGAAGGCAGGGCGATGGTGCCGGTGAGGTTCGTTTCCCAGGACCTGGGGGCGGAGGTTGACTGGGACGAGCGGGAACAAACGGTAAGAGTCAGGCAGGAGGAGAAAAGCATTAGCCTGAGGATTGGGGAGAGGAAGGCAAGGGTTAACGCAAGCGATGTGGCGCTTGATACGGCGGCGGCTCTGGCCAATAACCGGACGATGGTGCCCCTGCGGTTTGTCAGCGAATGCCTGGGCGCCGGCGTGGAGTGGAACGGCGGCAAAAGGGCGGTGTATATAACCAGGCTTGACAAGCCGGTTACGCCTTTTGCCGGCACTCCCATGAATGAGAAGACGTTTAAATTTTATGGCAATACAGACGAGATAATTTACGGTTCAAATGAACCTGGGGCCAGGTACATGTATGTTACGACCGACCAGCTTCCGGTGAGATTTGGCACATACACCGTTTACAATTTAACAATTGATCAAAAATATGTCTATGTAAAGCAGTCAGAAGAGACAAATTATGCTGCTCAAATGCTTATCGTCCAGGACGGGGTTGTCATTGGCGGCAGGAATGATTTTACATATGAAGCAAATCCATTTACGGCAAAATACCAAATCCATAGTAAAGTTG
- a CDS encoding metallophosphoesterase has translation MRIYAVSDLHMEYKENRRWVDDLPRAEFRKDVLILAGDVTDDLNLLEETFQELKNRFYQVHYIPGNHDLWVRHGKGIDSLEKHKLVQAVSRSCRVWMEPGDYGDVSIIPLYAWYDYSFGEPNERILEIWSDYYACRWPAGVDEKQATRYFIEINREHLKKRNKWVISFSHFLPRIDLMPSYIPPEKRDIYPVLGTALLEKQIRCLGADIHVFGHTHVNTTVVIDDVTYINNALGYPHEKRISARELKRVF, from the coding sequence TTGCGCATATATGCTGTTTCCGATCTCCATATGGAATACAAAGAAAACCGGCGGTGGGTAGATGATTTACCGCGTGCTGAATTCAGGAAAGATGTTCTTATTCTGGCCGGTGATGTGACCGATGATTTGAATCTCCTGGAAGAGACCTTTCAGGAACTGAAAAACAGGTTTTATCAAGTGCATTATATTCCCGGCAACCATGACCTGTGGGTGCGACATGGAAAGGGGATAGATTCACTGGAAAAGCATAAACTGGTACAGGCCGTGTCCAGGAGCTGCCGCGTTTGGATGGAACCGGGCGATTACGGGGATGTTTCAATAATTCCTTTATATGCCTGGTACGATTACAGCTTCGGCGAACCTAACGAAAGAATCCTGGAAATTTGGTCGGATTATTACGCCTGCCGGTGGCCGGCAGGCGTGGATGAAAAACAGGCAACAAGGTATTTTATCGAAATAAACAGGGAGCACTTGAAAAAAAGGAACAAATGGGTCATCTCGTTTTCACATTTTCTGCCGCGCATAGACTTGATGCCGTCTTATATACCACCTGAAAAACGTGATATATATCCAGTGCTGGGAACTGCTCTTCTGGAAAAACAGATCCGCTGTCTTGGGGCGGACATTCATGTTTTTGGGCACACTCATGTGAACACCACTGTGGTGATCGACGACGTAACATACATTAATAATGCCCTGGGTTATCCGCACGAAAAAAGGATCAGCGCTCGTGAACTGAAGCGCGTTTTTTAA